A single region of the Acidobacteriota bacterium genome encodes:
- a CDS encoding Uma2 family endonuclease gives MAQSIASLGKTSDHQLSLNIKSVGLTNEQLHRLCSDNPELKFEVTAEGELIVMSPTGSKTGIRNSKLTTRLLNWAETDGTGVCFDSSTLFALPNGAKRSPDASWIHLDRWNALSENEQEDFAPICPDFVVELRSKSDRLKPLQKKMAEYIKNGAQLGWLIDPENRRVHIYRPNQDVEILDNPDSLNGETVLPGFVLNLSDIW, from the coding sequence ATGGCACAATCAATTGCCAGCCTGGGTAAAACATCAGACCATCAACTGTCGCTCAATATTAAATCGGTTGGTTTAACCAACGAACAGTTACATCGTTTGTGCAGCGACAATCCTGAACTCAAATTTGAAGTGACGGCAGAAGGAGAATTGATCGTTATGTCGCCAACCGGCTCAAAAACCGGCATTCGTAATAGCAAGTTGACAACTCGTTTATTGAATTGGGCTGAAACGGATGGGACGGGCGTTTGTTTCGATTCATCCACCTTATTTGCTTTACCAAATGGGGCGAAACGCTCGCCTGATGCTTCATGGATTCATCTCGATAGATGGAATGCTTTATCGGAAAACGAACAGGAAGACTTTGCCCCGATCTGCCCGGATTTTGTGGTCGAACTGCGTTCTAAAAGCGACAGGCTCAAACCTCTGCAAAAGAAAATGGCGGAATATATCAAAAACGGCGCACAACTCGGATGGTTGATTGATCCCGAAAATCGCCGCGTTCACATTTATCGCCCGAATCAGGATGTCGAAATTTTGGACAATCCTGATAGCTTAAATGGCGAAACCGTGTTGCCGGGATTCGTGCTGAATTTGTCGGACATCTGGTAA
- the cysT gene encoding sulfate ABC transporter permease subunit CysT — translation MSAIAQSQKNSRPVARAKPWFAWGKWGLRVVAVSYLFLMIVLPLSAIFQNGFSQGLAAFYQELIAPIAFDALKLTLMVALIVTVINAVMGTLTAYALVRYDFPGKSLFNAMIDMPFAIPTLVTGVMLVALYGQQRTLGAWLGAQDIQVIFATPGIVLALLVITYPFVIRAVQPLLMETDIGQEEAAYTMGASKWTTFRKILLPTIFPAIVTGALLSFGRALGEFGSIVVVAGNIPGRTLTAPVHIYGQIESQNQHGASAVSILLLSISFLLILTVDWLQSRKRSTYVAN, via the coding sequence ATGAGCGCCATCGCTCAATCGCAAAAAAATAGTCGACCCGTTGCGCGCGCGAAGCCTTGGTTTGCGTGGGGTAAATGGGGCTTGCGCGTGGTAGCGGTTAGTTATTTGTTTTTGATGATTGTGCTGCCGCTTTCCGCGATATTTCAAAACGGCTTCAGTCAGGGACTCGCGGCTTTCTATCAGGAGTTGATTGCCCCGATAGCTTTTGATGCGCTCAAGCTGACATTGATGGTCGCGCTCATCGTCACCGTGATTAACGCGGTGATGGGAACGCTCACGGCTTATGCACTGGTGCGTTATGACTTTCCCGGCAAGAGTCTGTTCAACGCCATGATTGATATGCCGTTTGCGATTCCAACATTGGTAACGGGGGTGATGCTGGTGGCGCTTTACGGGCAGCAACGAACGCTCGGCGCATGGCTTGGCGCACAGGACATTCAGGTTATCTTTGCCACGCCGGGCATTGTGCTGGCGCTGCTGGTGATTACTTATCCGTTTGTCATTCGCGCGGTGCAACCGCTATTGATGGAAACCGATATCGGGCAGGAAGAGGCGGCTTATACGATGGGCGCGTCAAAATGGACGACTTTTCGCAAAATACTACTGCCGACAATTTTCCCGGCAATCGTGACCGGCGCGCTGCTCAGTTTCGGCAGAGCGCTTGGTGAATTCGGTTCGATTGTCGTCGTCGCCGGAAACATTCCCGGTCGCACACTCACCGCGCCGGTTCACATTTATGGACAAATCGAATCGCAGAATCAACACGGAGCAAGCGCCGTATCAATCTTGCTGTTGTCGATTTCATTCCTGTTGATTCTGACGGTTGATTGGTTGCAAAGCCGCAAACGGAGTACCTATGTCGCAAACTGA
- a CDS encoding radical SAM protein, which translates to MRNANLNHNRFCLVLIKPSHYDDDGYVIQWFRSAIPSNSLAVLYGLALDCAEQKIFGEDVEIDIHAFDETNTRIRPQLIASLIEKAGAGMVMLVGVQSNQFPRALDIASPLRERGIQVAIGGFHVSGTLAMLTERDAHVRRAEEMGIALFAGEAEGRLAEVLIDAYNRNLKPLYNYLNDLPHLEGATLPLLPAERVHLTAGATTSLDAGRGCPYQCSFCTIINVQGRKSRYRSPEDIERIVRANIAQGLHSFFITDDNFARNQNWEAILDRLIYLREVENFKMSFIIQVDTLCHKLPNFIEKAARAGVKRVFIGLENINPDNLLGAKKQQNKITEYRKMLLAWKQAKIVTYCGYILGFPGDTPESILHDIQIIKKELPVDLLEFFYLTPLPGSEDHRRLSESGVELDGDLNKYDLNHLTTAHPRMSKKEWEETYKKAWEIYYTIEHIETLLRRAMVTGTSPGKILFFVVWFKGCIGIEKIHPLEGGFLRRKFRQDRRPTFRREPIWKFYPKYFFETLSKQFRWISLYLRLRLIYRAIKHDPRRFEYTDLALEPVSDEEFTTREMFQTEVAKVYVLKRQRSASGQR; encoded by the coding sequence ATGCGCAACGCGAATTTAAATCACAATCGGTTTTGTCTGGTACTCATCAAACCGTCGCACTATGACGATGACGGCTATGTCATTCAATGGTTTCGCTCGGCAATTCCCTCGAATTCATTAGCCGTGCTTTACGGGCTGGCGCTCGATTGTGCCGAGCAAAAAATTTTTGGTGAGGATGTTGAGATAGACATTCACGCCTTCGATGAAACCAACACCCGCATTCGCCCGCAACTCATCGCTTCGCTTATCGAAAAAGCCGGAGCCGGAATGGTGATGCTGGTTGGCGTGCAATCCAATCAATTTCCGAGAGCCTTGGATATAGCAAGCCCCCTGCGCGAACGCGGCATTCAGGTTGCCATCGGCGGCTTTCATGTTTCCGGCACGCTTGCCATGCTGACTGAACGCGATGCCCATGTCCGTCGCGCCGAAGAGATGGGCATCGCGCTTTTCGCAGGCGAAGCCGAAGGTCGTCTGGCAGAAGTGCTCATTGATGCGTATAACCGAAACCTCAAACCGCTCTATAACTACTTAAATGATTTGCCGCATCTTGAAGGCGCGACCCTGCCGTTGCTACCTGCCGAGCGTGTGCATTTGACCGCCGGAGCAACTACCAGTCTGGACGCGGGGCGCGGCTGCCCTTATCAATGTTCGTTTTGCACCATCATCAATGTGCAGGGGCGCAAATCGCGCTACCGTTCGCCCGAAGACATTGAACGCATTGTGCGGGCAAATATCGCGCAGGGGCTGCATTCCTTCTTCATTACCGACGATAATTTCGCTCGCAATCAAAACTGGGAAGCCATCCTTGACCGCCTGATTTATCTACGCGAAGTCGAAAACTTCAAGATGAGTTTCATCATTCAGGTGGACACCTTGTGCCATAAGTTACCGAATTTTATCGAAAAGGCGGCGCGCGCCGGCGTCAAGCGCGTCTTCATAGGGCTTGAAAATATCAATCCTGACAACCTGCTTGGCGCGAAAAAACAACAGAATAAAATCACCGAATATCGCAAAATGTTGCTCGCCTGGAAACAAGCGAAAATCGTCACCTATTGCGGCTACATTCTCGGTTTTCCCGGTGATACGCCGGAATCCATTCTGCACGATATTCAAATCATCAAAAAAGAATTGCCGGTGGATTTATTGGAATTTTTTTACCTCACGCCGCTTCCCGGTTCCGAAGACCATCGCCGCTTGAGCGAATCGGGAGTTGAACTGGATGGGGATTTGAACAAGTATGACCTCAATCACCTCACCACCGCGCACCCGCGTATGTCGAAAAAGGAATGGGAAGAAACTTATAAGAAGGCTTGGGAAATCTATTACACCATCGAGCACATTGAAACTTTGCTGAGACGCGCGATGGTGACGGGAACCAGTCCCGGCAAAATTCTGTTTTTCGTGGTCTGGTTCAAAGGCTGCATTGGCATTGAAAAGATTCATCCGCTCGAAGGCGGATTCCTGCGACGCAAATTTCGCCAAGACCGTCGCCCGACTTTTCGACGCGAGCCGATATGGAAGTTCTATCCGAAATATTTTTTTGAAACTCTCAGCAAACAATTTCGCTGGATTTCGCTCTACTTGCGCTTGCGCCTCATCTATCGCGCCATCAAACACGACCCGCGACGGTTCGAGTATACAGACCTCGCGCTCGAACCGGTCAGCGATGAGGAATTCACCACCCGCGAAATGTTTCAAACCGAAGTCGCAAAAGTTTATGTACTGAAAAGACAACGCTCGGCAAGCGGTCAACGCTGA
- the plsY gene encoding glycerol-3-phosphate 1-O-acyltransferase PlsY: MAIKILFVFIAYLLGAIPFGYLLVKFVFTEGEDIRKVGSGGIGATNVTRRAGRAAGLMTYVFDVLKGVAAVLLMKMVAPDDYLWIGAAAVAAIIGHIFPVFLGFRGGKGVATGVGVYLALAPLSVLSTLVLWVLIVYFSRYVSLGSIIATAAVPLWTLLYYGWLMPHPHLLAMLTVGVLGCALIVAKHHENIARLWNGTENRIGQRVS; this comes from the coding sequence GTGGCTATTAAAATTCTTTTTGTATTCATCGCTTATTTGCTTGGCGCTATTCCTTTCGGGTATCTGCTGGTTAAATTTGTATTCACTGAGGGCGAAGATATTCGCAAGGTCGGATCGGGCGGTATCGGCGCAACCAATGTGACGCGACGCGCAGGGCGCGCGGCGGGACTGATGACCTATGTGTTTGATGTTTTAAAAGGCGTGGCGGCGGTTTTACTTATGAAAATGGTTGCGCCGGATGACTATCTATGGATAGGAGCGGCGGCGGTTGCGGCAATCATCGGTCATATTTTCCCGGTATTTTTAGGGTTTCGCGGCGGCAAAGGGGTTGCCACAGGCGTCGGCGTTTATCTGGCGCTTGCGCCGCTTTCGGTGCTCTCGACGCTTGTCTTATGGGTGCTGATTGTCTATTTCTCGCGTTATGTGTCGCTCGGTTCAATCATAGCCACCGCCGCTGTGCCGCTGTGGACACTGCTCTATTACGGATGGCTGATGCCGCATCCGCATCTGCTGGCGATGCTCACCGTTGGCGTTCTCGGTTGCGCCCTGATTGTCGCCAAACATCATGAAAACATCGCGCGATTATGGAACGGCACGGAAAACAGAATCGGTCAGCGGGTGAGTTGA
- a CDS encoding sulfate ABC transporter permease subunit, with translation MSQTEAAFTQITLTRRKRFRVGESLIVLFVLGYAAFLLVGPLIAIILGAFADGFGAFINAVTSEEAIYALKLTLILAVAATLINTIFGMCISWVLVRDDFKGKSILNGLVDMPFAVSPVIAGFMLILLFGRTGWFAPLIDRLGIKMVFATPGMLIATIFISLPFVIREVVPVLKQVNLDQEQAAYTIGASKWQTFWRVTLPAIRWGLFYGISLTFARAVGEIGAVLVVSGGVSKLTETATLFIFRSLDDRNYVGAYAMSVVLAAISFVILMLIELFKKRTTENH, from the coding sequence ATGTCGCAAACTGAAGCTGCTTTTACGCAAATTACTTTGACGCGCAGAAAACGCTTTCGCGTGGGCGAGAGTTTAATCGTTTTGTTCGTTTTAGGCTACGCTGCGTTTTTATTGGTTGGACCGCTCATCGCCATTATTTTGGGCGCATTTGCGGATGGTTTTGGGGCGTTCATCAACGCGGTTACTTCCGAAGAAGCAATTTACGCCTTGAAACTCACTTTGATACTGGCGGTTGCCGCAACCCTCATCAATACGATTTTCGGGATGTGCATTTCCTGGGTTCTGGTGCGCGATGATTTCAAAGGCAAGAGCATTTTAAACGGGCTGGTTGATATGCCGTTTGCGGTGTCGCCGGTTATCGCTGGTTTTATGTTGATTCTGCTGTTTGGTCGAACCGGTTGGTTTGCGCCTTTGATTGACCGGCTCGGAATCAAAATGGTTTTTGCAACGCCCGGTATGTTAATCGCCACGATTTTTATCTCTCTGCCATTTGTAATTCGTGAAGTGGTGCCGGTGCTCAAACAGGTCAACCTCGATCAGGAGCAGGCGGCTTACACCATCGGCGCAAGTAAATGGCAGACCTTCTGGCGCGTCACACTGCCTGCGATTCGCTGGGGATTGTTTTACGGCATCTCGCTTACGTTTGCCCGCGCGGTCGGGGAAATCGGCGCGGTCTTGGTGGTAAGCGGCGGCGTGAGCAAATTAACCGAAACCGCAACTCTATTTATTTTTCGTTCACTCGATGATCGCAATTATGTCGGCGCATATGCGATGTCCGTCGTTCTTGCGGCAATTTCATTCGTCATTTTGATGCTCATCGAACTTTTCAAAAAACGCACAACAGAAAATCACTGA
- a CDS encoding sulfate ABC transporter substrate-binding protein, with the protein MNLKRSNRLGRSLFFCLVLTLFFSLVFLQGCSSGSNKSANKVTLILGAYTTPREAYGKAILPAFKKYWQEKTGQDVEFQESYQGSGAQSRAIIGGFEADITALSLEGDVDKISEAGLITHDWKAQPHRGMVSTSIVVIAVRQGNPKGIKDWADLAQAGLNVLTPDPKTSGGAQWNINAIYGAALRGFAGTPKDDKAAAQELLKNIFRNVSIMDKGARESITTFEKGVGDAAITYENEVLVGRKAGQTYEYVTPRSTILIENPVALIDKHVDKHGVREVAEAFVNFLWSQDAQRAYAEYGLRPVDLKISEEVKKNFPPVDDLWRIDYLGGWKRVTEEIYGAQGVYTKVIEELQKNQ; encoded by the coding sequence ATGAATCTCAAACGAAGTAATCGATTGGGCAGGAGTCTATTCTTTTGCCTTGTATTGACGCTCTTCTTTAGCCTCGTCTTTTTACAAGGATGTAGTAGTGGCAGCAACAAAAGCGCGAATAAAGTGACCTTGATTCTTGGCGCTTACACCACGCCGCGTGAAGCTTACGGCAAAGCCATCCTTCCGGCGTTTAAAAAATATTGGCAAGAGAAAACCGGACAGGATGTTGAGTTTCAGGAATCCTATCAAGGCAGCGGCGCGCAATCACGCGCCATCATCGGCGGCTTTGAAGCCGATATTACGGCGCTATCACTGGAAGGCGATGTCGATAAAATCAGTGAAGCCGGTTTGATTACCCATGACTGGAAAGCGCAACCCCATCGCGGCATGGTCAGCACGTCGATTGTAGTAATTGCGGTTCGCCAGGGCAATCCCAAAGGCATTAAAGACTGGGCGGATTTAGCGCAGGCGGGACTCAATGTTTTAACCCCTGACCCGAAAACTTCGGGCGGCGCGCAATGGAACATCAATGCGATTTATGGCGCGGCGCTCAGAGGATTTGCTGGTACGCCGAAAGACGATAAAGCGGCGGCTCAGGAACTCCTGAAAAATATTTTTCGCAACGTTTCGATTATGGATAAAGGGGCGCGCGAATCCATCACCACCTTTGAAAAAGGCGTCGGCGATGCCGCCATTACTTACGAAAACGAAGTGCTGGTCGGCAGAAAAGCCGGGCAGACTTATGAGTATGTGACACCGCGTTCGACTATTTTAATTGAAAACCCTGTGGCGTTGATTGACAAACATGTTGATAAACATGGCGTGCGCGAAGTCGCCGAAGCCTTCGTGAATTTCTTATGGTCGCAGGACGCCCAACGCGCCTATGCCGAATACGGTTTGCGTCCGGTTGACCTGAAAATTAGTGAAGAAGTGAAAAAAAACTTTCCGCCGGTTGATGACCTCTGGCGCATTGATTATCTGGGCGGCTGGAAGCGCGTGACCGAAGAGATATACGGCGCGCAAGGCGTCTATACGAAAGTCATAGAGGAGTTGCAAAAAAACCAATGA
- the acs gene encoding acetate--CoA ligase, protein MSANIDSILKEHRLFEPGKAFSEAAHIKSLEEYERIYKHAEENPDEFWSEIASQLHWFKKWDTVLEWNLPWAKWFVGGELNLSYNCLDRHLSSWRRNKAAIIWEGEPGETRTLTYQQLHIEVCKFANVLKTLGIKKGDRVAIYMGMIPELPVAMLACARIGATHSIVFGGFSAQALIDRINDAQAVAVITQDGAYRRGGEVKLKPAVDEALASCPTVKSVVVYQRAGSEVRMEWGRDHWWHELMANASDDCPAEILDSEHPLYILYTSGSTGKPKGLLHTTGGYSVSTYLTTKWVFDLKDDDVYWCTADIGWVTGHSYIVYGPLQIGATALMYEGAPNHPGPDRFWQIIERHKVNVFYTAPTAIRAFMKWGEHYPRKYQMNSLRLLGTVGEPINPEAWMWYREVIGRGRCPIVDTWWQTETGAIMITPIPGAIATKPGSATRPFPGIIADVVTKKGESVPAGSGGYLVIKRPWPSMARTIFGDPERYVQQYWSEIEGVYFAGDGARKDADGYYWIMGRVDDVINVSGHRLSTMEVESALVAHPAVAEAAAIGKPDDIKGQSIAVFVTLESGQQPSETLKDELKKWVVKEIGALARPDDIRFTDTLPKTRSGKIMRRLLREIATSGEVRGDVTTLEDFSVLAALRDDEE, encoded by the coding sequence ATGTCAGCCAATATTGATTCGATACTCAAAGAACACCGACTGTTTGAACCCGGCAAAGCCTTCAGCGAGGCGGCGCATATTAAAAGCCTCGAAGAATACGAACGCATTTATAAACACGCCGAAGAAAACCCCGATGAGTTCTGGAGCGAAATTGCCAGCCAACTTCACTGGTTCAAAAAATGGGATACGGTGCTTGAATGGAATTTGCCCTGGGCGAAATGGTTTGTCGGCGGCGAACTCAATCTCTCGTACAATTGTCTCGACCGCCATCTGTCATCGTGGCGAAGAAACAAAGCCGCGATAATTTGGGAAGGCGAACCCGGCGAAACCCGCACGCTCACCTATCAACAACTGCACATCGAAGTCTGCAAATTCGCCAACGTCTTGAAAACGCTCGGTATTAAAAAAGGCGACCGCGTAGCGATTTACATGGGAATGATTCCCGAATTGCCCGTAGCCATGCTTGCTTGCGCGCGCATCGGCGCGACGCATTCGATTGTCTTTGGCGGATTTTCCGCGCAGGCTTTGATTGACCGCATCAATGATGCGCAGGCGGTCGCGGTGATTACGCAGGACGGCGCCTATCGTCGCGGCGGCGAAGTGAAATTGAAACCCGCCGTTGATGAAGCCCTGGCATCCTGCCCGACGGTTAAAAGCGTGGTGGTTTATCAACGCGCCGGCAGCGAAGTCCGAATGGAGTGGGGGCGTGACCACTGGTGGCATGAACTCATGGCGAATGCCTCCGATGATTGTCCCGCCGAAATTTTGGATTCCGAACACCCGCTCTACATCCTTTATACCTCTGGCAGCACAGGCAAACCCAAAGGCTTATTGCATACGACCGGCGGTTATTCGGTGAGCACTTATCTTACGACCAAGTGGGTTTTCGATTTGAAAGACGATGATGTCTACTGGTGTACGGCGGACATCGGTTGGGTCACAGGGCATAGCTACATTGTCTATGGCCCGTTGCAAATCGGCGCGACGGCGCTCATGTACGAAGGTGCGCCCAATCACCCCGGGCCGGACAGGTTCTGGCAGATTATCGAACGCCACAAAGTGAATGTTTTTTACACTGCGCCGACGGCGATTCGCGCCTTTATGAAATGGGGCGAACATTATCCGCGCAAATATCAAATGAACAGCTTGCGCCTTCTGGGCACGGTCGGCGAACCCATCAATCCCGAAGCCTGGATGTGGTACAGAGAAGTCATCGGGCGCGGGCGTTGCCCGATTGTCGATACCTGGTGGCAGACCGAAACCGGCGCGATTATGATTACCCCGATTCCGGGCGCGATTGCTACCAAACCGGGTTCGGCAACCAGACCTTTTCCCGGCATCATTGCTGATGTGGTGACCAAAAAAGGCGAAAGCGTGCCTGCGGGTTCAGGTGGGTATCTGGTGATTAAACGCCCTTGGCCCTCGATGGCGCGGACGATTTTCGGCGACCCGGAGCGTTACGTTCAACAATACTGGTCGGAAATCGAAGGCGTTTATTTCGCGGGCGATGGCGCGCGAAAAGATGCAGACGGTTATTACTGGATTATGGGTCGCGTCGATGATGTGATTAATGTGTCGGGGCATCGTTTGAGCACGATGGAGGTGGAATCGGCTCTGGTAGCCCATCCTGCGGTAGCCGAAGCCGCAGCCATCGGTAAACCCGACGACATCAAAGGGCAAAGCATTGCGGTATTTGTAACCCTGGAATCGGGGCAACAGCCATCCGAAACTTTAAAAGATGAGTTGAAAAAATGGGTCGTGAAAGAGATTGGCGCACTGGCTCGCCCCGACGACATACGCTTTACGGATACGCTGCCGAAAACCCGTAGCGGCAAAATTATGCGCCGATTGCTTCGTGAAATCGCGACGAGTGGAGAAGTGCGAGGCGACGTGACGACGCTTGAAGATTTCTCTGTACTTGCCGCGCTTCGCGATGATGAAGAATGA
- a CDS encoding NAD(P)H-dependent glycerol-3-phosphate dehydrogenase, with amino-acid sequence MSDFQKKRIAVIGAGSWGTALALAAARNHHDVRIWAREAEVAESIRQHHRNPFYLSDIALPDNITATTSMAEALQDARFVIIVVPSHAMREVITQMRDHITEDTILMSATKGVENQTLMRMSEVIADVMKDKFVPRIAVLSGPSFAKEVARGEPTAIVVASRDSACREEAQFDLSCNSFRIYTNDDVVGVEIGGAVKNVVAIGAGVVRGLGLGYNAVAAIITRGLAEVTRLALRLGAKPETMAGLAGLGDLVLTCTGELSRNRYVGVELGKGRKLADILAEMREVAEGVKTTRAIYELSKQLNVDMPITASIYALLYEDKPATEAANELMGRPLKRE; translated from the coding sequence ATGAGTGATTTTCAGAAAAAACGCATAGCCGTAATTGGCGCGGGGAGTTGGGGAACCGCGCTGGCTCTGGCTGCGGCGCGCAATCACCACGATGTACGCATCTGGGCACGCGAAGCCGAAGTTGCTGAGTCCATCCGACAACACCATCGCAATCCGTTTTATTTATCCGATATAGCGTTGCCGGATAACATCACCGCTACGACTTCGATGGCGGAAGCCTTGCAGGATGCGCGTTTTGTCATCATCGTGGTGCCCTCGCATGCGATGCGCGAAGTCATCACCCAAATGCGCGACCACATCACCGAAGACACCATTTTAATGAGCGCCACCAAAGGCGTTGAAAATCAGACGCTCATGCGCATGTCGGAAGTGATTGCCGATGTGATGAAAGATAAATTTGTGCCGCGCATTGCGGTATTATCGGGACCGAGTTTCGCCAAAGAGGTGGCGCGCGGCGAACCGACAGCGATTGTCGTCGCCAGCCGGGATTCAGCTTGTCGCGAAGAGGCGCAGTTTGATTTGAGTTGCAATTCATTTCGCATCTACACCAATGATGATGTGGTCGGTGTGGAAATCGGCGGCGCGGTGAAAAATGTGGTTGCCATTGGCGCGGGCGTGGTGCGCGGGCTGGGGCTTGGTTACAACGCCGTTGCCGCCATCATCACACGCGGACTGGCAGAGGTCACAAGATTGGCGCTCAGGCTCGGCGCAAAACCGGAAACTATGGCGGGGCTTGCGGGACTGGGTGATTTGGTGTTGACCTGCACGGGGGAACTGTCGCGCAATCGTTATGTGGGTGTTGAACTCGGCAAAGGGCGAAAGCTGGCGGACATTCTCGCAGAGATGCGTGAGGTTGCCGAAGGCGTCAAAACCACGCGGGCGATTTACGAACTCAGTAAACAATTAAATGTTGATATGCCGATCACCGCAAGTATTTATGCGCTGCTTTACGAAGATAAACCGGCGACCGAGGCTGCCAATGAGTTGATGGGGCGTCCGCTCAAACGCGAATAG
- a CDS encoding HAD-IA family hydrolase: MYSVQFMLFDLDGTLIDSRADLARSVNLMLADLGRPQLSEATVASFVGDGVPTLTRRSLIATSPTGEPPDAQLHQRAIKGLLAHYKNQMFISTALYPRVKETLAHFKEKRKAIVTSKESQFVTPLLKHLGIAADFDCIVGGDSVSARKPDPAPVLEAVKLLGGTIEQSVMIGDSESDILAGRNARMLTCGVSIGFRTHEQLKAYSPDILIERFDQLTEVFF, translated from the coding sequence ATGTATTCAGTTCAATTCATGTTGTTCGATTTAGATGGGACGTTGATTGATTCACGAGCCGACCTGGCGCGCTCTGTGAATTTAATGCTTGCTGATTTAGGTCGCCCGCAACTATCGGAAGCGACGGTTGCAAGTTTCGTTGGCGACGGAGTGCCGACACTGACGCGCCGTTCACTAATTGCCACGAGTCCAACAGGCGAACCGCCCGATGCGCAACTTCATCAACGCGCCATAAAAGGTCTGCTCGCACATTATAAAAACCAGATGTTTATTTCAACGGCGCTTTATCCGCGCGTCAAAGAGACGCTTGCGCATTTCAAAGAGAAACGCAAAGCCATCGTCACCAGCAAAGAGTCACAGTTCGTTACGCCACTGCTGAAACATCTGGGAATCGCCGCTGATTTCGATTGCATCGTCGGCGGCGACAGCGTAAGCGCCCGTAAGCCCGACCCCGCGCCGGTTCTTGAAGCCGTGAAATTGCTCGGCGGCACCATTGAACAATCGGTCATGATTGGCGACAGTGAAAGCGATATTCTTGCCGGGCGTAACGCGCGAATGCTGACCTGTGGCGTCAGCATCGGTTTTCGCACTCACGAGCAACTCAAAGCATACTCTCCTGATATTTTGATTGAGCGGTTCGATCAATTAACCGAAGTTTTCTTTTAG
- a CDS encoding HAD family hydrolase yields the protein MKEILERAQKIKLLILDCDGVLTDGRIQMTASGDESKTFDVRDGHGLVMLHRAGLRSAIISGRKSIVVQRRAQELGIAHVHEMAWIKLEPYQQILNEENLSDDAVCYVGDDVVDIPLLRRAGLAVAVADAVEEVKAQAHYVTRATGGRGAVREVVELILKAQGKWDELMLRYTSD from the coding sequence ATGAAGGAAATTTTAGAACGCGCGCAAAAAATCAAACTGTTAATTCTCGATTGTGACGGGGTCTTAACCGACGGGCGCATCCAGATGACCGCAAGCGGTGATGAATCGAAAACCTTCGATGTGCGTGATGGGCATGGCTTGGTGATGTTGCACCGCGCAGGGCTGCGTTCGGCGATTATTTCGGGTCGCAAATCTATTGTCGTGCAACGCCGCGCCCAGGAACTCGGCATCGCCCACGTTCACGAAATGGCATGGATAAAACTTGAACCTTACCAGCAGATTTTAAACGAAGAAAATTTAAGTGATGACGCCGTCTGTTACGTCGGCGATGATGTCGTCGATATTCCCTTGCTCAGACGCGCAGGTTTAGCGGTTGCGGTTGCGGATGCCGTCGAAGAAGTCAAAGCTCAGGCGCATTATGTGACACGGGCGACCGGCGGACGCGGCGCGGTTCGCGAAGTGGTTGAGTTGATCCTGAAAGCGCAGGGCAAGTGGGATGAATTGATGCTGCGCTATACAAGTGATTGA